The Candidatus Thermoplasmatota archaeon nucleotide sequence ACCCATGTCTGCAAGCGAGATCGCCGCGGTCATGCCAGACACACCACCGCCGATGACGAGCCCTGCTGGGGTGACATCGACCTTGACCTCTTCCTGGGCTTCGAGCAGTCGAGCTCTCGCGACACCCATCCTGATGAGGTCCCTGGCCTTCCGGGTCGCCTTCTCCTTCTCCTTCATGTGCACCCAGGAACAGTGCTCCCGGATGTTGACGAACGTGAACAGGTACTTGTTCAGCCCGGCTGACTCGCAGGTCGCCTGGAACAGAGGAGCGTGAGTTCTGGGCGTGCAGCTCGCGACTATGACCCTGTTCAATTTGTGCTTCCGGATGCCTTCTTTGATCGCGGTGAGTCCATCATCAGCGCAAGTGTACAGATTGTCCATCGCGTAGACGACATCTGGGAGTGTCTTGGCGTACTCTGCCACGGATGGCACATCGAC carries:
- a CDS encoding heterodisulfide reductase, encoding MAEKNETTEKPRVGVFVCHCGSNIGGFVDVPSVAEYAKTLPDVVYAMDNLYTCADDGLTAIKEGIRKHKLNRVIVASCTPRTHAPLFQATCESAGLNKYLFTFVNIREHCSWVHMKEKEKATRKARDLIRMGVARARLLEAQEEVKVDVTPAGLVIGGGVSGMTAAISLADMG